The following are encoded together in the Lathyrus oleraceus cultivar Zhongwan6 chromosome 3, CAAS_Psat_ZW6_1.0, whole genome shotgun sequence genome:
- the LOC127125892 gene encoding protein SLOW GREEN 1, chloroplastic gives MNSHSVTNLRHSNLSLHHNRSSFPTPLSPSLSFMSLPPPPSFKFQPIKASSSSNDPAFHQPRRNLPSLPNPFQALTSLFSPVVETTCIIIAATAFFFMRFHHTPVIAATLATPATVDTSAENENASEEDSEKLIEERLSENPNDAEALRDLMEVKIKARKVDEAINIIDRLIEIEPEETEWRLLKANMYIYNDDHETAKKLFEEILQRDPFRVEAFHGLVMASSESNESNESNEHMKELLERVEKALESCKKQNRVSDVRDFRLLVAQIKLMEGNFSEALKAYQELVKEEPRDFRPYLCQGIIYTLLRKKDEAEKQFDQFRRLIPKNHPYKEYFDDNMYGTNFFTQKFEREGAGPRS, from the coding sequence ATGAATTCTCATTCCGTTACTAACCTCCGTCACTCCAACCTCTCACTCCATCACAACCGTTCATCATTCCCAACTCCGTTATCACCTTCTCTCTCCTTCATGTCCCTCCCACCACCGCCGTCGTTTAAGTTCCAACCTATCAAAGCCTCATCCTCTTCAAACGACCCTGCGTTTCACCAACCGAGAAGAAACCTCCCTTCCTTACCAAACCCATTCCAAGCGCTAACCTCTCTCTTCTCCCCCGTCGTTGAAACCACCTGCATCATCATCGCCGCCACCGCCTTCTTCTTCATGCGTTTCCATCACACTCCCGTCATTGCCGCCACGCTCGCTACTCCGGCAACCGTTGATACCTCAGCTGAAAACGAAAACGCTTCAGAAGAAGATTCGGAGAAGCTAATCGAAGAGCGGTTGAGTGAAAATCCAAACGACGCGGAAGCTCTTCGTGATCTCATGGAAGTCAAAATCAAAGCACGAAAGGTTGATGAAGCCATTAATATCATCGACCGTTTGATTGAGATTGAGCCTGAAGAAACGGAGTGGCGTCTATTGAAGGCTAACATGTATATCTACAACGATGACCATGAAACTGCTAAGAAATTATTCGAAGAGATTCTGCAGAGAGATCCGTTTCGAGTTGAAGCTTTTCACGGTCTTGTTATGGCGTCGTCGGAGTCTAATGAGTCTAATGAGTCTAATGAACATATGAAAGAATTGTTGGAAAGGGTTGAAAAAGCATTGGAATCGTGCAAGAAACAGAATAGGGTTTCAGATGTTAGAGACTTTAGGTTATTGGTTGCTCAGATTAAGCTGATGGAAGGGAATTTCTCTGAAGCGCTTAAAGCCTATCAGGAGCTGGTAAAAGAAGAACCGAGAGACTTCAGGCCTTATCTATGCCAGGGTATTATTTATACCTTGCTTAGAAAGAAAGATGAAGCTGAGAAGCAATTCGATCAGTTTCGAAGGCTTATTCCCAAGAATCATCCTTATAAAGAGTATTTCGACGATAACATGTATGGCACCAATTTTTTCACGCAGAAATTCGAGAGGGAAGGAGCTGGTCCTAGGAGTTGA